CCGCCGGATACAAATAAAGAGGTCATGATGAGTACTGAAATCAAAACTCAGGTCGTGGTACTTGGGGCGGGCCCGGCAGGCTATTCTGCCGCTTTCCGTTGCGCTGATTTAGGTCTGGAAACCGTAATTGTAGAACGCTACAACACCCTTGGCGGTGTTTGTCTGAACGTCGGCTGTATCCCTTCTAAAGCGCTGCTGCACGTAGCAAAAGTTATCGAAGAAGCCAAAGCGCTGGCTGAACACGGTATCGTCTTCGGTGAGCCGAAAACCGATATCGACAAGATTCGTACCTGGAAAGAGAAAGTGATCACGCAGCTGACCGGCGGTCTGGCGGGTATGGCCAAAGGCCGTAAAGTGAAAGTGGTCAACGGTCTGGGTAAATTCACCGGGGCGAACACCCTGGAAGTGGAAGGCGAAAACGGCAAAACCGTGATCAACTTCGACAACGCGATCATCGCGGCAGGTTCTCGTCCGATCCAATTACCGTTTATTCCGCATGAAGACCCGCGCGTATGGGATTCTACCGACGCTCTGGAACTGAAAGAAGTGCCGAAGCGTATGCTGGTCATGGGCGGCGGTATCATCGGTCTGGAAATGGGTACCGTATACCACGCGCTGGGTTCAGAGATTGACGTGGTTGAAATGTTCGACCAGGTTATCCCGGCGGCTGATAAAGACATCGTTAAAGTCTTCACCAAGCGCATCAGCAAGAAATTCAACCTGATGCTGGAAACCAAAGTGACTGCCGTTGAAGCGAAAGAAGACGGTATCTACGTTTCGATGGAAGGCAAAAAAGCCCCGGCTGAAGCGCAGCGTTATGATGCGGTTCTGGTGGCGATTGGTCGTGTGCCGAACGGTAAAAACCTCGACGCGGGCAAAGCTGGCGTGGAAGTTGACGACCGTGGCTTTATCCGCGTGGACAAACAGCTGCGCACCAACGTGCCGCACATCTTCGCTATCGGCGATATCGTCGGTCAGCCGATGCTGGCGCATAAAGGCGTTCACGAAGGCCACGTTGCCGCTGAAGTTATCGCCGGGAAGAAACACTACTTCGATCCGAAAGTTATCCCGTCTATCGCGTACACCGAGCCAGAAGTGGCATGGGTTGGCCTGACCGAGAAAGAAGCGAAAGAAAAAGGCATCAGCTATGAAACCGCCACCTTCCCGTGGGCAGCTTCTGGCCGTGCTATCGCTTCTGACTGTGCAGACGGTATGACCAAACTGATTTTCGACAAAGAATCTCACCGCGTGATCGGCGGGGCGATTGTCGGTACCAACGGCGGCGAGCTGCTGGGTGAAATCGGTCTGGCGATCGAAATGGGCTGTGACGCGGAAGACATCGCGCTGACCATTCATGCGCACCCGACTCTGCACGAGTCCGTCGGTCTGGCTGCTGAAGTGTTCGAAGGTAGTATTACCGACCTGCCGAACCCGAAAGCGAAGAAGAAATAATCTTCTGTAGGTGGCAATGCGCCACCCGATACAAAAAAGCGGCTTTACAGCCGCTTTTTTTATGCATGGCAAATCAGATGTGTCAAATGATGGCGAAGGATAACGAAACCGCAAAATTTATCGTTTCCGCAGCAGTACGTTTTTCAAAGCTTATGCCGTCGGTAGTGCCTTTGTCTGTCATTTTCGACCAACTAATTGTTTCATAAGAAATACCTCTCCTTACTTTGTCATCATCCTGAAATTGGTAACGCTATAAAATAATAGCGAGCTAATTATGAGGTTTGATATATGAAACTTTTTCTGACAACAGCAGCGCTAACTGCGACCTTGATTTCCGGCATGGCATTTGCCAGCGATCCCGTCATCCCCTGGGCGACTAACAGCGGCGGTACGGAAAGCACGCATATTGCGGCAATGGGCGAGGATTTGAATGCGCAGCATCAGCAGATCACCCACACGCATGAAGGCGTATGGGCGGCTAATTCCGGCAGCATTCAGGCTGATGAAGCTGCGCTGACCAGCAACAAGCCGCCGGTACAAGGCCATCCGGAATTAATGCCGCATCAGGGCTAATGATCATGGCCTGGCGATAACGCCAGGCGCTTACGGGTTATTCGGCGACCTGCCACTGTGCGTCTGGCGCAAAACGCGTGATAGCCTGAACTTTACTCTCCGTCTCCTTGCCTAAATCCGCCTGATAAATACGATCGTCCTGGTTGACCATAAAACTCATCACCCCGGTTTCGCCGTAATGCATCGGCCAGGCCAGAAGCGCCGCGCCGTGACCGTCGTTATCGCTGATAATACGGAAATGGTAGCCGTGGTAACCCTCGTCTGGCGCTGCGGGACTAAAGTTTGGGCCTAACGGACTGGGGACGTCGCCTGCTTTGGTTGGCCAGTACAGGCCATCTTTTTGGCCTTCGCTACTGATTATCCTGTGCGCCCAGCGATGGTTTTGTAAGTAATAATCCTGCTGCGCATCAACGTAAGCATGCATGGCCTGTAAGGTAGAAAGTTCATTTCGCCCAATAGTACGGGTGAGGATCTCATTCCCGGCTGCCGCCATATCAAAGCGCCAGCCGCCAGTCTCTTTCACCATGGGCACCGGGAGCTGCCAGTCTTCTCGTCCGACATTCAGGTGCGCCGTATTGTCTTTTTGTACAATGCGATGGCCTTCGCGCCAGTCACGATTGAAGCGGGCCACGGCCTCGGGATCGGCACCTTCCGGCGGCAGAAATTGCCGCCAGTCATCGCCCAGTAGCGCGGTAAGCTGCGTTTCGTTTTTTCCGGCTACCGCCGCGGCGAAGGCGCTGGCGGCCGCTTCCGGGGAGGGGAACCGTTCCTGCGCGTAGCCCAGCAAGGGTAACGACAGTAACAGAGCGCTTAACATAACCTTTTTCATTATCTGCTCCGGTTAACGGCGATGAAATTCATGATGTTCAGAAAAATGTTCCCGCGCGGCGGCGCGTTGCTCGGTGTTTAAGTGACTGCCGCGACGGCTTTCCAGGCCGCGTAGCTGTTGCGATTGCCATGACGGCGATCGACTGTCGTTCCCGCTAAACACATTGGCGTGCATATTCTGGCGAAATGCCTGACGCTGCTGCGGCGTAGAGGATTCAATACGCTGGCGGGCGGTGTCTCTCTGCTGTTGTGAAACAGGGTGCTGCTGGGCTTTAGCCTTCAGCTCGGAACGATGCTGCTGCGTGGTGGATTTATTCAGTGTCTGCTGCGCCGCCTCGCGACGACTGCTGTTTTGTGTTCCGTCATAGCCACGGTAATTATTACGCTGGGCAATTTGATTTAACTGCTGCGATGCCGCCTTACGCTGGGCATCGCGGGTGCCTGGCGCTGGCAAAGAAGCGTTGGCCGTATGGCTGCGCTGTTGAAATTGCGTCATGGCCGCCTGGCGCTGACTGTCGCGAGACACTGGCGCTTGCTGCGTTGCGCTTAACCCGCCGCTAACATTGGTGGGATGGAACCGTTGCGCAACGGTATTATTCGGATAGGGGACGCCATTGCGCCAGGCGGGATTATGCTGCCAGCCCATCGTTTGGCCCGGCAGGTTTTGCCCGGATATCCGGTTGAAATTATTGACATTGATGTTGATATTATCGCCATTATGTTGATAACCGTTACCACCATGATGGTAATCATCATCATGGTGGTCGTCGTCATGGTGGTGATGATCGTCATCATCCCAGTCTATGCTGCTGAACAACGCATAGGTGGTGGCGACGCCCAGACTATAACCAAAACCTTTAACAAAACTGTCGGCAAACTGCTGCCCCGGAGGGGGCGGTAAATACACCGGCGGATAAGCGGTATTGGGCCAGGCGCCATACACCGTCGCGGGGTTATAGTTCGGCACGTACACCACCTGCGGATTCGCGGGTTCAATTTTTATAACGGTCGACGGTGTCGCTGGCGTACTGGCGGATGTGGTGGTTGTCGTCGTGACGGCGGTAGAAGCGCTGGACTTCGGCACGCTGGTGACGGTTTGCTGTGGCGTGGATTTTAGCGAACCGGTTTGTTGAGCGAGCAGACGCAGCCTTTGCACCGCATCCATCACATCCTGTGGCTGGGCTAAGAACGCATCGCCCAGGTTTTGCACCCATTGCGGATTCTCGCCCATAAGCGCCATCAACTGGGGAAAGGCGACCAGCGATTTGACGCTGGGGTCCCACGGTTGGCTGGCCACCGCCTGAATAGCGGCATCGCCCTGCAGCGTAGGGTTATCGCGCGACCACTGGACGGCCTGAACTACGTTCGCCGGGTAGGTGGAGGCCATGAGCACCTGCGAAAGCAGGGCATCGGGATAAAGCGCAACAGGCGCGACCCATTGATCAATTTGCGCAGTGGTAAAGGTCGTTTTCGCGACAGGCGCGGGCACAGCGGTCTGCGTTGGCTCAGAGGCGGGAGCTGCCGCCTGCGCGGGCGCTTCGGGAGCGCGGCTTTTAACATACAGTACGCCCGAAGCGGCAAATAACCCGGCACTGCACACAAGGGCAATGAGATGGGGTTTAAAGGGCAACGTCATTTTATCTCTCCCGATTCCAGAGAATCGCTATGGTCATTATGCCTGCCGCCGACGGGGTGCAGTTTGGCGTGAGTATAAAGGGACGATAGTTTAATTTTTAGCTAATGTTGGGATCGGTAACGTTACGTGACGATCAAAGCACGAAATGAGGTAAGCATTTATGGCTGCAGCTCCCGTCTCAGTAGAGCATTAGACCATCCTTAACGATTCAGCCACTTTTTTATGTTGCTTTTTTGTAAACAGATTAACACTTAAAGAAAATCCTGTTATTGTGCCTTATGCGGTACCGGGCATTTACCCTACTAACTACTGTCTCACAGGAGCGTGAAGAGAATCGCCCATCAACAAAAGCGCCGCATTATGACAATGAGAGCGAGGAGATATCGTCGTGCTAGAAGAATACCGTAAGCACGTAGCTGAGCGTGCTGCCCAGGGGATTGTGCCAAAACCTTTAGACGCAACCCAAATGGCTGCGCTTGTCGAGCTGCTGAAGACCCCGCCTGTGGGCGAAGAAGAATTCCTGTTAGACCTGTTGATCAACCGCGTTCCTCCTGGCGTAGATGAAGCCGCTTATGTTAAAGCCGGTTTTCTCGCTGCTGTCGCGAAAGGCGACACCACCTCCCCGCTGGTCTCCCCAGAAAAAGCCATTGAACTGCTGGGCACCATGCAGGGTGGTTACAACATTCATCCGCTGATTGATGCGCTGGACGATGCGAAACTGGCGCCGATTGCTGCCAAAGCACTGTCCCACACCCTGCTGATGTTCGATAACTTCTACGACGTAGAAGAGAAAGCCAAAGCGGGCAATGAATATGCCAAACAGGTGATGCAATCCTGGGCCGACGCCGAATGGTTCCTGAGCCGTCCGCCGCTGGCGGAAAAAATCACCGTCACCGTTTTCAAAGTGACCGGCGAAACGAATACCGACGATCTCTCTCCGGCGCCGGATGCGTGGTCGAGACCGGATATCCCGTTACATGCGCAGGCGATGCTGAAAAACGCCCGTGAAGGCATTGAGCCGGATCAGCCAGGCGTTGTCGGCCCGATCAAACAAATCGAAGCATTGCAGAAAAAAGGCTACCCGCTGGCTTACGTGGGTGACGTGGTGGGCACCGGTTCTTCCCGTAAATCCGCGACCAACTCCGTGCTGTGGTTCATGGGCGATGACATCCCGAACGTGCCGAATAAGCGCGGCGGCGGTCTGTGCCTCGGCGGCAAAATTGCGCCTATCTTCTTTAACACTATGGAAGATGCGGGCGCGCTGCCGATTGAAGTTGACGTTTCTAACCTGAATATGGGCGATGTGATTGACGTCTACCCGTACAAAGGCGAAGTACGCAATCATGAAACCGGCGAGCTACTGGCAACCTTCGAACTGAAAACCGACGTGCTGATTGACGAAGTGCGTGCCGGTGGTCGTATTCCGCTGATTATCGGCCGTGGCCTGACCACCAAAGCGCGTGAAGCGCTGGGGCTGCCGCACTCAGACGTTTTCCGTCAGGCAAAAGACGTGGCGGAAAGCAGCCGTGGCTTCTCGCTGGCACAGAAAATGGTCGGTCGCGCCTGTGGTGTGAAAGGTATCCGTCCGGGCGCGTACTGCGAACCGAAAATGACCTCCGTCGGTTCTCAGGATACTACCGGCCCGATGACCCGCGACGAGCTGAAAGACCTGGCCTGTCTGGGATTCTCCGCCGATCTGGTCATGCAGTCGTTCTGTCACACCGCAGCCTATCCGAAGCCGGTTGACGTCACCACGCACCACACGCTGCCAGACTTCATTATGAACCGTGGCGGTGTCTCTCTGCGTCCGGGCGACGGCGTGATTCACTCCTGGCTGAACCGTATGCTGCTGCCGGATACCGTCGGTACCGGCGGTGACTCCCATACCCGTTTCCCGATTGGTATCTCTTTC
This DNA window, taken from Salmonella enterica subsp. enterica serovar Typhimurium str. LT2, encodes the following:
- the lpdA gene encoding lipoamide dehydrogenase (NADH) (component of 2-oxodehydrogenase and pyruvate complexes; L protein of glycine cleavage complex second part; similar to E. coli lipoamide dehydrogenase (NADH); component of 2-oxodehydrogenase and pyruvate complexes; L-protein of glycine cleavage complex (AAC73227.1); Blastp hit to AAC73227.1 (474 aa), 98% identity in aa 1 - 474); protein product: MSTEIKTQVVVLGAGPAGYSAAFRCADLGLETVIVERYNTLGGVCLNVGCIPSKALLHVAKVIEEAKALAEHGIVFGEPKTDIDKIRTWKEKVITQLTGGLAGMAKGRKVKVVNGLGKFTGANTLEVEGENGKTVINFDNAIIAAGSRPIQLPFIPHEDPRVWDSTDALELKEVPKRMLVMGGGIIGLEMGTVYHALGSEIDVVEMFDQVIPAADKDIVKVFTKRISKKFNLMLETKVTAVEAKEDGIYVSMEGKKAPAEAQRYDAVLVAIGRVPNGKNLDAGKAGVEVDDRGFIRVDKQLRTNVPHIFAIGDIVGQPMLAHKGVHEGHVAAEVIAGKKHYFDPKVIPSIAYTEPEVAWVGLTEKEAKEKGISYETATFPWAASGRAIASDCADGMTKLIFDKESHRVIGGAIVGTNGGELLGEIGLAIEMGCDAEDIALTIHAHPTLHESVGLAAEVFEGSITDLPNPKAKKK
- a CDS encoding putative outer membrane protein gives rise to the protein MKLFLTTAALTATLISGMAFASDPVIPWATNSGGTESTHIAAMGEDLNAQHQQITHTHEGVWAANSGSIQADEAALTSNKPPVQGHPELMPHQG
- a CDS encoding putative periplasmic protein, whose product is MKKVMLSALLLSLPLLGYAQERFPSPEAAASAFAAAVAGKNETQLTALLGDDWRQFLPPEGADPEAVARFNRDWREGHRIVQKDNTAHLNVGREDWQLPVPMVKETGGWRFDMAAAGNEILTRTIGRNELSTLQAMHAYVDAQQDYYLQNHRWAHRIISSEGQKDGLYWPTKAGDVPSPLGPNFSPAAPDEGYHGYHFRIISDNDGHGAALLAWPMHYGETGVMSFMVNQDDRIYQADLGKETESKVQAITRFAPDAQWQVAE
- the yacH gene encoding putative outer membrane protein (similar to E. coli putative membrane protein (AAC73228.1); Blastp hit to AAC73228.1 (617 aa), 29% identity in aa 3 - 523), encoding MTLPFKPHLIALVCSAGLFAASGVLYVKSRAPEAPAQAAAPASEPTQTAVPAPVAKTTFTTAQIDQWVAPVALYPDALLSQVLMASTYPANVVQAVQWSRDNPTLQGDAAIQAVASQPWDPSVKSLVAFPQLMALMGENPQWVQNLGDAFLAQPQDVMDAVQRLRLLAQQTGSLKSTPQQTVTSVPKSSASTAVTTTTTTSASTPATPSTVIKIEPANPQVVYVPNYNPATVYGAWPNTAYPPVYLPPPPGQQFADSFVKGFGYSLGVATTYALFSSIDWDDDDHHHHDDDHHDDDYHHGGNGYQHNGDNININVNNFNRISGQNLPGQTMGWQHNPAWRNGVPYPNNTVAQRFHPTNVSGGLSATQQAPVSRDSQRQAAMTQFQQRSHTANASLPAPGTRDAQRKAASQQLNQIAQRNNYRGYDGTQNSSRREAAQQTLNKSTTQQHRSELKAKAQQHPVSQQQRDTARQRIESSTPQQRQAFRQNMHANVFSGNDSRSPSWQSQQLRGLESRRGSHLNTEQRAAAREHFSEHHEFHRR
- the acnB gene encoding aconitate hydratase 2 (similar to E. coli aconitate hydrase B (AAC73229.1); Blastp hit to AAC73229.1 (865 aa), 96% identity in aa 1 - 865) — its product is MLEEYRKHVAERAAQGIVPKPLDATQMAALVELLKTPPVGEEEFLLDLLINRVPPGVDEAAYVKAGFLAAVAKGDTTSPLVSPEKAIELLGTMQGGYNIHPLIDALDDAKLAPIAAKALSHTLLMFDNFYDVEEKAKAGNEYAKQVMQSWADAEWFLSRPPLAEKITVTVFKVTGETNTDDLSPAPDAWSRPDIPLHAQAMLKNAREGIEPDQPGVVGPIKQIEALQKKGYPLAYVGDVVGTGSSRKSATNSVLWFMGDDIPNVPNKRGGGLCLGGKIAPIFFNTMEDAGALPIEVDVSNLNMGDVIDVYPYKGEVRNHETGELLATFELKTDVLIDEVRAGGRIPLIIGRGLTTKAREALGLPHSDVFRQAKDVAESSRGFSLAQKMVGRACGVKGIRPGAYCEPKMTSVGSQDTTGPMTRDELKDLACLGFSADLVMQSFCHTAAYPKPVDVTTHHTLPDFIMNRGGVSLRPGDGVIHSWLNRMLLPDTVGTGGDSHTRFPIGISFPAGSGLVAFAAATGVMPLDMPESVLVRFKGKMQPGITLRDLVHAIPLYAIKQGLLTVEKKGKKNIFSGRILEIEGLPDLKVEQAFELTDASAERSAAGCTIKLNKEPIVEYLTSNIVLLKWMIAEGYGDRRTLERRIQGMEKWLADPQLLEADADAEYAAVIDIDLADIKEPILCAPNDPDDARLLSDVQGEKIDEVFIGSCMTNIGHFRAAGKLLDNHKGQLPTRLWVAPPTRMDAAQLTEEGYYSVFGKSGARIEIPGCSLCMGNQARVADGATVVSTSTRNFPNRLGTGANVFLASAELAAVAALIGKLPTPEEYQTYVAQVDKTAVDTYRYLNFDQLSQYTEKADGVIFQTAV